In one Moritella sp. 5 genomic region, the following are encoded:
- a CDS encoding MAPEG family protein produces the protein MDGISILYPLLAHVLLVISLYILLVIRKSKAIKAKAVDFNKTALNNKAWPEDVVQVSNNLDNQFESPLVFYGLCIITVLVGAVNSFAIGLSVIYVVFRYIHAYVHVGTNYVPHRLRAFALSLFVLLLLLIQTSVHITMAA, from the coding sequence ATGGATGGAATCAGTATTTTATACCCGTTACTTGCGCATGTGCTTTTAGTGATATCTCTGTATATTTTGTTGGTAATACGCAAATCAAAAGCAATAAAAGCAAAGGCTGTCGATTTTAATAAAACGGCGTTGAATAACAAGGCATGGCCAGAAGATGTTGTTCAAGTATCCAATAACTTAGATAATCAGTTTGAATCACCTTTGGTGTTCTATGGCTTGTGCATTATCACTGTGTTGGTTGGGGCGGTGAATAGTTTTGCTATTGGACTGTCAGTTATTTATGTGGTGTTTAGGTATATTCATGCTTATGTGCATGTGGGGACTAACTATGTACCGCATAGATTACGTGCGTTTGCACTGTCTTTGTTTGTGCTGCTATTACTGTTAATTCAAACGTCAGTACATATCACTATGGCTGCATAG
- a CDS encoding MFS transporter: MSLLGKIGFDSKTRFYGFLSVVLSGQIIYSAFEAFKGTFYNLLLEVLNIDNTQMGVLFTLIGSAMFFYIPAGWVNNRFSVRSILMTSMFIRFLSMMAIIIFQPEFTFLIIIAGLWGLIDAIFWPAVVNGVNLMSGDDNKGMAFGLLESIRRATEMSMNAIIVGIMALVSGSILIFQGAIVFYTLLILPMIFCVWKFVPDNQLEVKAGESKNKAALQGLFYVLKMPTVWLAALTSLTVYWTYITLIYTVPYLQAVFGLTTAEAAIFGIINTGAMGVVAGLVAGSIADFVFKSSIKMMLCALALTVICLGITILLPKSAEMLVMNMVLLMCFSFSIFLAKGIILAPIAEAGVPKEFSGAAMSVGSFAAYASVFWAYALNGWIIDTYPAIEAYQMIFGIGLSVSAFGMFTAICLLLLKRKQAGNISADDATPA; this comes from the coding sequence ATGAGTTTATTAGGAAAAATTGGCTTCGATTCAAAAACCCGTTTTTACGGTTTCTTGTCTGTCGTGCTATCAGGACAAATCATTTACTCTGCTTTCGAAGCATTTAAAGGTACGTTTTATAACTTACTACTTGAAGTTTTAAACATCGATAATACACAGATGGGTGTGTTGTTTACCTTAATCGGTTCTGCAATGTTCTTCTACATTCCTGCTGGTTGGGTAAATAACCGTTTCTCTGTACGCTCGATTTTGATGACCAGTATGTTCATACGATTCTTGAGTATGATGGCTATCATCATCTTTCAACCTGAATTTACCTTCTTAATCATCATTGCCGGACTTTGGGGTCTGATTGACGCGATCTTCTGGCCTGCGGTTGTGAATGGCGTTAACTTAATGTCAGGCGATGACAACAAAGGTATGGCTTTTGGTTTATTAGAGTCAATCCGTCGTGCAACAGAAATGAGCATGAACGCAATTATCGTTGGTATCATGGCGCTAGTGAGTGGTTCAATCTTGATTTTCCAAGGTGCTATCGTATTTTATACCTTACTTATCCTGCCAATGATCTTCTGTGTATGGAAATTTGTACCAGACAATCAATTAGAAGTTAAAGCAGGCGAAAGTAAAAACAAAGCAGCATTACAAGGTTTATTCTATGTATTAAAAATGCCGACAGTATGGCTAGCTGCACTAACATCTCTAACAGTTTACTGGACTTACATTACGCTTATCTACACAGTGCCATACTTACAAGCTGTGTTTGGTTTAACAACTGCAGAAGCGGCTATCTTCGGTATCATTAATACGGGTGCTATGGGTGTTGTTGCGGGTCTTGTTGCTGGCTCGATTGCTGACTTTGTGTTCAAATCATCGATTAAAATGATGTTGTGTGCACTGGCTCTTACCGTTATCTGTTTAGGTATTACAATTTTACTACCAAAATCAGCTGAAATGTTAGTAATGAACATGGTTCTACTAATGTGCTTCTCGTTTAGTATCTTCCTAGCAAAAGGCATTATCTTAGCGCCGATTGCTGAAGCAGGTGTTCCAAAAGAATTCAGTGGTGCTGCGATGAGTGTTGGTTCATTCGCTGCATACGCATCAGTATTCTGGGCTTACGCACTAAACGGTTGGATCATCGATACTTATCCTGCAATTGAAGCGTATCAAATGATCTTTGGTATTGGTCTAAGCGTATCAGCATTTGGTATGTTCACCGCGATTTGTTTACTGCTATTAAAACGTAAACAAGCAGGTAATATCTCAGCTGATGATGCAACACCAGCATAA
- a CDS encoding glycerophosphoryl diester phosphodiesterase, with translation MKRLIAHRGMSSLAPENTLAAFSLCKKNNIQWFECDVDILKDGTIIVSHDDTLDRCTDKSGQLCKISHDDIANIDAGSWFADEFIGEKLPTLQELISLANELELNMNIEIKSCAASAELSYTLIDNLIIGLKELNPERELIVSSFNHLALTEFKRRSPETQVACLFESHTLWDDWNSILDWCNADYIHPEDKGLTQEMVHKFKAAGFKVNVWTVNDLARANQLFNWGVDGICTDVAHKFPSKYKVLGNK, from the coding sequence ATGAAAAGATTGATTGCTCATCGTGGAATGTCATCGCTGGCACCAGAAAATACATTAGCCGCATTTTCTTTATGTAAAAAGAATAATATTCAATGGTTCGAATGTGACGTTGATATTTTAAAAGACGGTACGATTATTGTTTCACATGACGATACTTTAGATCGTTGTACTGACAAGAGTGGTCAATTATGCAAAATCAGTCATGACGATATCGCGAATATCGATGCTGGCAGCTGGTTTGCAGATGAATTCATTGGTGAAAAACTACCGACGCTCCAAGAGTTAATTTCATTAGCAAATGAGCTTGAGCTCAACATGAATATCGAAATTAAATCATGCGCAGCAAGTGCAGAGCTTAGCTATACCCTGATTGATAATTTAATTATTGGTTTGAAAGAGCTAAACCCTGAGCGCGAATTAATCGTATCAAGCTTCAACCACCTTGCGCTAACCGAATTTAAACGTCGAAGCCCAGAAACCCAAGTTGCTTGTTTATTCGAAAGCCACACCTTGTGGGACGATTGGAACTCAATTTTAGATTGGTGTAACGCAGATTACATCCATCCAGAAGACAAAGGCTTAACGCAAGAAATGGTTCACAAATTTAAAGCCGCTGGTTTTAAAGTAAACGTGTGGACTGTAAACGATCTTGCGCGCGCTAATCAATTATTCAACTGGGGTGTCGACGGTATTTGTACCGATGTCGCCCATAAATTCCCATCAAAATACAAAGTGTTAGGTAATAAATAA
- a CDS encoding sugar phosphorylase, with protein MLNPNGDLQLQLQQRVEQQISTIYADINLSVSIEVLAAELISTMRLTDQFHTPTPQINHWSEKDTILITYGDSILNQDENPLQTLHHFLQSYCPDTINSVHILPFFPYSSDDGFSVIDYASVNDALGDWDDIKQIAQSHHLMSDLVINHCSSRSKWFDNFIRGEGTGYDYFYTDSTYSLSNPTLSTNGDSSTDRHDIEAVVRPRTSPLFKSIQTASGEQQVWCTFSHDQVDLDFTNPKVLINFVSIIRQYLDNGVKIFRLDAIAFLWKKAGTPCINLPETHEIVRLLRTLIEYARPDAVIITETNIPNKENLTYFGNGNEAHCIYNFALPPLLVNTLITGNCQYLKQWMMSMPPAQNGTAYFNFIASHDGIGLRPTEGLLSDQEINQLVTTMQEFGGKISWRTVTTDTKNTANSKSEEVRKPYELNITLYDALKGTTAGKDEWGHTRFICAHTIMFALEGIPGIYIHSLLGTSNDYKKLEHTSNNRSINRHRWALDSLTEQLDDPESQHARSLHDINHLITLRTAQPAFHPNATQFTLQLGDQIFGFWRQSIDRSQSIFCISNISNTQLTLPLANVNLISSDFWYDLITGETIDNICQILTLEPYQTLWLSNR; from the coding sequence ATGTTAAATCCAAACGGCGACTTACAGCTACAACTACAACAGCGAGTAGAACAACAGATCAGTACAATTTATGCGGATATTAATTTATCCGTATCAATCGAAGTGCTGGCTGCAGAATTGATCAGCACAATGCGGCTAACCGACCAGTTTCATACGCCAACACCACAAATCAATCATTGGTCTGAAAAAGATACCATCTTAATAACTTACGGTGACAGTATCCTCAATCAGGATGAAAACCCCCTGCAGACATTGCATCATTTTCTACAAAGTTACTGCCCAGATACCATTAACAGTGTACATATTCTGCCATTTTTTCCGTATAGCAGTGACGATGGTTTCTCGGTTATTGACTATGCCAGTGTAAACGATGCACTAGGTGATTGGGATGATATAAAACAGATAGCACAAAGCCATCACCTTATGTCTGACTTAGTCATCAATCACTGCTCTAGCCGCAGTAAATGGTTTGACAATTTCATCCGTGGCGAAGGTACTGGCTATGATTATTTTTATACAGACTCAACCTATTCGCTTTCAAACCCGACACTCTCGACTAATGGCGATAGCAGTACCGACCGTCACGATATAGAAGCCGTCGTGAGGCCACGTACATCGCCCTTATTCAAAAGCATACAAACCGCCTCTGGCGAACAGCAAGTATGGTGTACTTTTAGCCATGACCAAGTTGATCTGGATTTTACCAACCCCAAGGTGCTCATCAATTTCGTGTCCATTATCCGTCAATACTTAGATAATGGCGTGAAGATATTCCGCCTCGATGCGATCGCCTTCTTGTGGAAGAAAGCAGGCACCCCTTGCATTAACTTGCCAGAAACTCACGAAATTGTGCGTTTACTCCGAACCTTAATCGAATATGCACGTCCAGACGCGGTGATAATTACTGAAACCAATATACCCAACAAAGAAAACCTCACCTATTTTGGTAATGGCAACGAAGCACATTGTATTTACAATTTCGCCCTACCACCCTTATTGGTTAATACCTTGATCACCGGTAATTGCCAATACTTAAAACAATGGATGATGAGCATGCCACCAGCACAAAATGGCACTGCTTATTTTAACTTTATCGCATCGCACGATGGTATCGGCTTACGACCAACAGAAGGTTTATTGTCAGATCAAGAGATAAATCAGTTAGTCACTACGATGCAAGAATTTGGTGGAAAAATATCTTGGCGAACAGTGACAACAGATACTAAAAATACCGCGAATTCGAAGTCCGAAGAAGTGCGTAAGCCTTATGAGTTAAATATCACCTTATACGATGCATTAAAAGGAACAACAGCAGGTAAAGACGAATGGGGGCATACGCGTTTCATCTGTGCTCATACGATCATGTTCGCACTGGAAGGTATCCCGGGGATCTACATTCACAGTTTACTAGGCACGAGTAATGATTATAAAAAGCTCGAACACACCAGTAATAATCGTTCTATCAACCGACATCGCTGGGCACTTGATTCACTCACGGAACAGCTTGATGATCCCGAAAGCCAACATGCTCGTTCATTACATGATATTAATCACCTGATCACATTAAGAACTGCGCAACCCGCATTTCACCCAAATGCCACTCAATTCACCTTACAGTTAGGCGATCAAATTTTTGGCTTTTGGCGACAAAGCATAGACCGTAGCCAAAGCATATTTTGCATCAGTAATATTTCGAATACGCAACTTACATTACCGCTAGCCAATGTGAACTTAATCAGCAGCGATTTTTGGTATGATTTAATTACCGGTGAGACTATCGATAATATTTGCCAAATATTAACACTCGAGCCCTACCAGACATTATGGTTGAGTAACCGATAA
- a CDS encoding glycosyl transferase → MADFYQNGVITTLHNLNQRPLEAMEAELTEFSKLRPMSLILPSLFSELEGKALPNIINHLQDVPYLNEIVIGLDRANEEQYKHALKFFGALPQHHRILWNDGPRLQALDAELAALGLAPKELGKGRNVWYCMGYTLASGKSESVALHDCDILTYDRSLLARLIYPVANPQFNYEFCKGFYARVADGKINGRVSRLLITPLLRSLKRVVGHNDYLEYMDSFRYPLAGEFSFRKDVLNDIRIPSDWGLEIGVLSEMHRNYSHNRLCQADIADVYDHKHQDLSLDNKDGGLSKMSIDITKAFFRKLATQGHTFTNENFRTIKATYYRIALDFVETYYNDAVMNGLTLDIHSEEEAVEMFAQNIMTAGQNFLENPMEKPFMPSWNRVISAMPDVLERLKEAVELDRAEFIS, encoded by the coding sequence ATGGCTGATTTTTATCAAAATGGTGTAATTACAACACTGCATAACCTAAACCAGCGTCCATTAGAAGCAATGGAAGCAGAACTCACTGAATTTTCAAAACTGCGTCCTATGTCGTTAATTCTCCCATCACTATTCTCAGAGTTGGAAGGGAAAGCACTGCCTAATATTATTAATCATTTACAAGATGTGCCGTATTTAAACGAAATTGTGATCGGTTTAGACCGCGCGAATGAAGAACAATATAAACACGCATTAAAATTCTTCGGCGCATTACCACAGCATCACCGTATTTTATGGAATGATGGTCCTCGCCTGCAAGCACTTGATGCTGAACTCGCAGCACTTGGCTTAGCGCCCAAAGAATTAGGCAAAGGCCGTAACGTCTGGTACTGCATGGGTTACACACTTGCATCGGGAAAATCAGAATCAGTGGCGTTACATGATTGCGATATTCTAACCTACGACAGATCACTGCTAGCACGCTTGATTTATCCCGTTGCTAACCCGCAATTTAACTATGAATTCTGTAAAGGTTTTTACGCTCGTGTTGCAGACGGTAAAATTAACGGGCGTGTCTCTCGATTACTCATTACGCCATTATTACGCTCGCTTAAACGCGTTGTCGGCCATAACGATTACCTTGAATACATGGATAGTTTCCGTTATCCGCTCGCTGGTGAGTTTTCATTCCGTAAAGACGTACTTAACGATATTCGCATCCCAAGTGACTGGGGATTAGAGATCGGGGTATTGTCCGAAATGCACCGTAATTATTCTCATAATCGATTATGCCAAGCTGATATTGCTGATGTATACGATCACAAACATCAAGATCTATCATTGGATAATAAAGATGGTGGTTTGTCAAAAATGTCGATTGATATTACCAAGGCATTCTTCCGTAAGTTAGCGACCCAAGGTCATACCTTCACCAATGAAAATTTCCGCACTATCAAAGCAACTTATTACCGTATCGCCTTAGATTTTGTTGAAACTTATTATAACGACGCGGTGATGAATGGCTTAACTCTCGATATTCACTCAGAAGAAGAAGCGGTTGAAATGTTTGCGCAGAACATCATGACCGCAGGGCAAAACTTCCTCGAAAATCCAATGGAAAAACCATTTATGCCTAGCTGGAACCGCGTAATATCGGCAATGCCTGACGTATTAGAACGCCTCAAGGAAGCCGTTGAATTAGATAGAGCAGAGTTCATCTCTTAA
- a CDS encoding HAD-IIB family hydrolase, which translates to MITNPQLTAFIERNKLKTAYLTDAAKWYTGLISAIRAHQYSAINSAVTDIDRINNKQAPVLIGINGCQGSGKSTLADYLSTYLTSAYKMNVAVLSLDDFYYSHQQRKNLSEHEHHLLQTRGVPGTHNLSLAHSTLDKLRSANNKSTPVALPRFNKTTDNPYPESEWPVIHGAVDVIILEGWCLGVQAQTDEALLEPVNNLEATKDKYGVWRRYVNNQIKHHYAALYERLDMLVMLKAPSFNTVYQWRLEQELKLKQQALTVKSPLNRVMNESEIKLFTAYFQRLTEHGLTTLPALCNWVFEMDSSRNIVHSYSPQSMQLDHYPAIFTDLDGTLLDHDNYSFTPALSTLAKLKRAAIPVIPNTSKTYAELLELRKQLDLNGPFIVENGAAIYIPVNYFSHQPIGTIQQDGYWVKSLVHSREHWLSLLQTVPAQLTELFTNMDTMTINDIVDATGLDEASAALASQRQYGEPVLWKGNAAQKQVFIQHLKKQGATILEGGRFLHVCGDCNKGKAMNWLMNQFKLFNPQQTTYSIAVGDGNNDIAMLEAAQYAAIILSPVHIPPKLKRKQCLITSKNTGPTGWAEVLAKLLPKVLPERPPKLLPKVLPEFELTTV; encoded by the coding sequence ATGATAACAAACCCACAACTAACCGCATTTATTGAGCGTAATAAGCTAAAAACCGCTTATTTAACCGATGCTGCAAAATGGTACACAGGGCTCATATCGGCAATCAGAGCGCACCAGTATAGTGCAATAAACAGTGCGGTAACAGATATTGACCGCATAAATAACAAACAAGCACCTGTTCTAATTGGTATTAATGGCTGCCAAGGCTCGGGTAAATCAACACTCGCCGATTATCTCTCGACCTATTTAACCAGCGCCTATAAAATGAATGTTGCGGTTCTCTCTCTCGATGATTTTTATTATAGCCACCAGCAACGTAAAAATCTGTCTGAGCATGAGCACCACCTATTACAAACCCGTGGCGTGCCAGGAACACATAATTTATCGCTCGCACACAGCACATTAGATAAGTTGCGATCCGCTAACAATAAATCAACACCAGTTGCCCTACCTCGGTTTAATAAAACCACCGATAACCCGTACCCTGAATCAGAGTGGCCAGTGATTCACGGCGCTGTCGATGTCATTATTCTAGAAGGTTGGTGCTTAGGCGTACAAGCACAAACAGATGAGGCACTATTAGAACCCGTCAACAATCTTGAAGCAACGAAAGACAAATACGGTGTTTGGCGTCGCTATGTGAACAACCAAATCAAACATCACTACGCTGCGCTTTATGAACGACTTGATATGTTAGTCATGCTTAAAGCACCAAGTTTTAATACCGTTTACCAATGGCGGCTAGAGCAAGAATTAAAATTAAAGCAGCAGGCGCTTACAGTCAAGTCCCCACTCAATCGTGTCATGAATGAATCTGAGATAAAGCTGTTTACCGCCTATTTCCAGCGACTTACTGAACATGGGTTAACGACATTACCGGCATTATGCAATTGGGTTTTTGAAATGGACAGTAGCCGCAACATAGTGCATTCATACAGTCCTCAGTCAATGCAGCTTGATCATTACCCTGCCATTTTTACAGATCTTGATGGAACCTTGCTCGATCATGACAACTACAGCTTCACACCCGCATTAAGTACCCTTGCCAAATTAAAGCGCGCGGCAATACCCGTTATTCCAAATACCAGTAAAACCTATGCCGAATTACTCGAACTAAGAAAACAGTTAGATTTAAATGGGCCTTTTATTGTTGAAAATGGCGCTGCTATTTACATCCCAGTTAACTACTTTAGCCACCAACCTATCGGTACAATACAACAAGATGGTTACTGGGTTAAATCCCTTGTTCATTCACGCGAACATTGGTTATCACTATTACAAACAGTACCAGCACAGCTGACAGAGCTGTTCACAAATATGGATACAATGACAATTAACGACATTGTTGATGCGACAGGGTTAGATGAGGCAAGCGCAGCGCTTGCAAGTCAAAGACAATATGGCGAACCCGTACTCTGGAAAGGTAACGCAGCTCAGAAACAAGTGTTCATCCAACACTTAAAGAAACAAGGCGCGACGATTTTAGAAGGCGGACGTTTCCTGCATGTTTGTGGCGATTGTAACAAAGGCAAAGCAATGAATTGGTTAATGAATCAATTTAAATTATTTAACCCACAGCAAACGACTTACTCTATTGCAGTCGGTGATGGGAACAATGATATTGCCATGTTAGAAGCTGCGCAATATGCCGCAATCATTTTATCTCCAGTGCATATCCCACCAAAATTAAAACGTAAACAGTGCTTAATCACGAGTAAGAATACAGGACCAACAGGCTGGGCTGAGGTGTTAGCAAAATTATTACCGAAGGTATTACCTGAGCGGCCACCCAAACTATTACCGAAGGTATTACCTGAGTTTGAACTAACAACAGTTTGA
- a CDS encoding rhodanese-related sulfurtransferase: protein MSAPITTKNTAQITVCALYKFVRLENFEALRAPLLAKMESQDVRGTLLLAAEGINGTIAGPQAGIDAVLSFLSQDPSLGEISFKESYNDENPFLRTKVKLKKEIVTMGVEGIDPNQVVGTYVKPKDWNALISDPEVILIDTRNDYEIEIGTFQNAVNPNTATFREFPEYVKNNLDKEKHKKVAMYCTGGIRCEKSTAYLKEQGFDEVYHLDGGILKYLEEVPKEETMWEGECFVFDGRVSVNHDLEQGECDQCFACRYPLTQDELQSEHYVKGLSCHRCHDQVTDEQRSRFAERERQMELAEKRGESHIGGEIKHIIDERRVEKAKKKAEQNAK, encoded by the coding sequence ATGTCAGCACCAATTACTACAAAAAATACCGCTCAAATTACAGTTTGTGCATTATATAAATTCGTACGTTTAGAGAATTTCGAAGCGTTACGCGCGCCTTTATTAGCAAAAATGGAAAGCCAAGATGTTCGCGGTACGCTGTTATTAGCGGCCGAGGGTATTAACGGTACAATTGCTGGGCCACAAGCAGGTATTGATGCTGTATTAAGCTTTTTATCTCAAGACCCAAGTCTGGGCGAAATCTCTTTCAAAGAATCTTATAACGATGAGAATCCGTTCTTACGTACTAAGGTTAAGCTGAAAAAAGAAATCGTAACCATGGGTGTTGAAGGTATTGATCCTAACCAAGTTGTTGGTACATATGTAAAACCGAAAGATTGGAATGCACTTATTTCTGATCCTGAAGTGATTTTGATTGATACACGTAACGACTATGAAATTGAGATCGGTACATTCCAAAACGCTGTAAACCCGAATACTGCGACTTTCCGTGAATTCCCTGAGTATGTGAAAAACAACTTGGACAAAGAAAAACACAAGAAAGTAGCGATGTATTGTACAGGTGGTATCCGTTGTGAAAAATCGACAGCTTATTTAAAAGAGCAAGGTTTTGACGAAGTTTACCACTTAGATGGCGGTATTCTTAAGTATCTTGAAGAAGTGCCAAAAGAAGAAACGATGTGGGAAGGTGAGTGCTTTGTATTCGATGGCCGTGTTTCTGTAAACCACGACTTAGAACAAGGTGAATGTGACCAATGCTTCGCTTGTCGTTACCCGTTAACACAAGATGAACTGCAAAGTGAGCATTACGTGAAAGGCCTTAGCTGTCACCGTTGTCATGATCAAGTGACAGATGAACAGCGTAGCCGTTTTGCTGAGCGTGAACGTCAAATGGAACTCGCTGAAAAACGTGGTGAGTCACACATTGGTGGTGAAATTAAACACATCATTGATGAACGTCGCGTAGAAAAAGCAAAGAAAAAAGCTGAGCAAAACGCGAAGTAA
- a CDS encoding DUF4184 family protein, whose protein sequence is MPYTLSHAVVALPVSVIARGKVPLAAMVVGSMSPDFPYLFALNPTEAPGHSELGVLIYCLLPSLLMLLVWYRWIEGPTLELFRLPRRDWSFGKSSYLLVVFGVLLGAYSHVLWDATSHFDGSLVVNSEFWNRKIFSLPMYKLNQYGGGIFGLAALFVWYVFSVSQNRQEKYQGRLLAGVLMYSISIAFFVLLANIVHGSTVIIEYAVRSAIGVIVGGICGMCMYAFMVHLQADKKYYNE, encoded by the coding sequence ATGCCATACACATTATCACACGCAGTAGTCGCACTACCTGTATCAGTCATTGCGCGGGGAAAGGTTCCGCTTGCTGCAATGGTTGTTGGAAGCATGTCACCAGACTTCCCATATCTTTTCGCTCTTAATCCAACAGAAGCGCCTGGGCATTCAGAGCTCGGGGTGCTTATTTATTGTCTTCTTCCGTCACTTTTAATGTTACTTGTTTGGTATCGGTGGATCGAGGGGCCAACTCTAGAGCTGTTTCGGTTGCCGCGAAGGGATTGGTCATTCGGAAAGTCTTCGTATCTTTTAGTCGTGTTTGGGGTATTGCTCGGTGCATACAGTCATGTGCTGTGGGATGCGACGAGTCATTTTGACGGTTCGTTAGTTGTGAACAGTGAGTTCTGGAACAGAAAAATATTTTCGTTGCCCATGTACAAGTTGAACCAATACGGCGGGGGTATATTTGGGCTAGCGGCTTTGTTTGTGTGGTACGTGTTTTCGGTCAGTCAGAATCGCCAAGAAAAATATCAGGGTCGGTTACTCGCAGGTGTGCTTATGTATTCTATAAGTATTGCTTTTTTTGTCTTATTGGCAAATATTGTGCATGGCTCGACGGTTATTATTGAGTACGCAGTTCGTTCTGCCATTGGGGTGATTGTGGGAGGTATTTGTGGAATGTGTATGTACGCATTTATGGTACATTTACAGGCCGATAAAAAATATTATAACGAATGA